AACCCGATGCGCGTCGTCTGGGTCGCCCTGGGCTGCCTGTGCGTGATCCCGCTGATGTACTTCCTCTTGACCGTCGGCGCTGAAAAGCTGCAAATCGTCCTGACCGTGCTGTTCGTCGGCCTGGCCGTGATGCTGATGATCGAAGGCATCCGCAACGGCAAAGTGGCGCGCGACCGCGTCATCGCCATGCTGCTGATCTTTGTCTTCAACATCCTGTTCTGGATGTTCTTCGAACAGGCTGGCAGCTCGTTTACCTTCCTGGCCGACAAGATCGTCAACCGCGACCTGGGCTTCTGGATCTTCCCGACCGCCTACTTCCAGACCGTCAATTCGGTCGCCATCATCGTCTTCGCGCCGATCATCGCCGCCGTCTGGGTCTACCTGGCACGCCACAACGTCAATCCGTCGATCCCGCGCAAATTCGGCCTGGGCTTGCTGGGCAATGCGCTGGCCTTCGGCCTGCTGATCTTCGCTCTGTCGAGCCTGGTTGGCGCAGACAACAAGATCCCGTTCTGGACCCTGACTACCGTCTACGTGCTGCAATCGATCGGCGAGCTGTGCCTGTCGCCTATCGGCCTGTCGATGGTCACCAAGCTGGCGCCAGTGCGCCTGGTGGGCCTGGGCATGGGCGGCTGGTTCCTGTCGACCGGTATCGGCAACAACCTGTCGGGCATCTTCGCCAGCCACGTCAGCGGCGAAAGCGGCATGTCGGTACAGTCGGCCCTGTCCGGCTACACCTTCGGCTTCTGGTCCCTGCTGGGCGCCGGCGTGATCCTGTTCCTGATCGCACCGCTGATCAACAAACTGATGCACGGCGTGAAGTAAGCGTCTTGCTGTAGATCGGAACGGCGGCCTGCGGGCCGCCGTTTTGCATTCCGGCGCCGGCTTTCCCCTTGCCGGGCGGTACAATACGGCCAGGGCCACCGGCCACTCCACCCACATCACCAAAGAATATTATGTCCAGCATCTCCACCACCTCGCCCCTCTCCGACGACGAATACGCCGAACTTGACACCTTGCTGGCCGCGCCCGCGCTGGCCGGCCGTGCCATGGACGTGTCGATGCTGGAAGGTTTCCTCACGGCCGTCGCCCTGAGCCCGAAACAGATCGCGCCGGAGCAATGGTTGCCATGGGTGTGGGACAAGGCTGCCGGCGCCACGGCACCCGCACAAGACGAGGCCAGCGAACGGGCCGCCAGCCTGGCGCAGCGCCACCACGCCTACATGGTCGAATGGCTGGCGAAGGACCCGGACAGCTTCGAGCCCATCTACGTCTGCGGCCCCGAATGGAGCGTACCCGCCT
Above is a genomic segment from Janthinobacterium sp. 64 containing:
- a CDS encoding peptide MFS transporter, producing MGHPSPLWMLFMTEFWERFAFYGVRWALVLYIVAQFHAGDGSGQAAANLTYGSFLALVYAGALFGGYIADRVIGYQRSILLGAIFMAAGLFCISVPNQDIFNLGLATMIVGNGMFKPNISTMVGKLYTTADPRRDSGFTIFYMGINMGAMVAPVFTQWLAESIFGTSAMPSYKMVFMASGFGMLISLVWFFIGRRALKGIGAPEAGAGNPMRVVWVALGCLCVIPLMYFLLTVGAEKLQIVLTVLFVGLAVMLMIEGIRNGKVARDRVIAMLLIFVFNILFWMFFEQAGSSFTFLADKIVNRDLGFWIFPTAYFQTVNSVAIIVFAPIIAAVWVYLARHNVNPSIPRKFGLGLLGNALAFGLLIFALSSLVGADNKIPFWTLTTVYVLQSIGELCLSPIGLSMVTKLAPVRLVGLGMGGWFLSTGIGNNLSGIFASHVSGESGMSVQSALSGYTFGFWSLLGAGVILFLIAPLINKLMHGVK
- a CDS encoding UPF0149 family protein, translated to MSSISTTSPLSDDEYAELDTLLAAPALAGRAMDVSMLEGFLTAVALSPKQIAPEQWLPWVWDKAAGATAPAQDEASERAASLAQRHHAYMVEWLAKDPDSFEPIYVCGPEWSVPAWCAGFVLGTSLDKPQWAALAVSHPQYLAPFQHLATASELDDDAAETAMDGVIPAVIAINAAWARQRHLKSQAQSQSGATVLRDLPKTGRNDPCHCGSGKKYKKCCADADSAAT